The window TTTcttgctttatatattttaaaatctttacatatattttaaggtttaaaatcttaaaatttaatatatatttatattacatattttcttgctttatatattttaacATCTTTGCTTTTATATTCCATAGAAAACCTTTTTTACTTTCACTAGCTTTTTCTCTCTAGATACACTGTGTAATTTTTTCTTACtagttcttcatttaaaaattttaaaatacatttacctGTCtcccttttcagtttttttttttttcattttcactggCTCCTTTCATTAAATGTCTTTTTCTCTTCAATTATTTTAcgattttattttcttactgaCTCCTCCTTCAAACTTCTTTCCTGTTAATCTTATATGTCTATCTCTGCTGCCTCCTTTACTGCCCATCTTTCTTATGTTTGTATGCTGTCTCTTCTAACTTCCTTTCAAATCTACAATACAGGCATGCTTGTTTCTAAACAGCTAATCTGTTCTATGTACACTGTATATACACAGatgagtatatatgtgtgtgtgtgtataatcttTAAGCTGGAGCTGTAAATACAAAATATCTTACGTAGTGCCTAGTAAGTAGCATGAAGTCCTAGGACTCACCTTCGTAAGGGCCTTTGTCCTCAACGTATAAGCAGAAGAGGGGTTTTTTAAAGGTATCAATATTTAATGTATAAATGTGCCCCatcttctttgtattttattgtttctcaCCTTCTGCTTCATCTTGTCCTTTGCTTGAAAAGGTATTTTCTTGTCCTGCCCTCTTAATGGCATGTCTTTTCATGTGTTCTAAATGGCGGgcaatttttttctccaaaaatgcTCTTTTCTAAAACATTGAaaacatatttaatatattatcAACTTGCCAGTGGAAATGCAAAACAGGTATACATGATATGATGATGCGTAAGAAGTGAGCCTATCTTCCTATTTTGAGAATTCTAAAAGTCACAATGAACACAAAGCTAGAAAGGTATGAGAGGTACGCATACTCTTACATCCTAGCATGAAGATGAATATTTTTGATAACTACATAGATCAATTTAAAGCATTGCCCATTTTCTGGAGACTGGCCCCATTTCTAACCAGCCCTTGTAATACAGGGTTAGGCTAGACTGGATCTCTCCATCAGTAGCCATCTTCATGAGTGCAGGCCAGTTTCAAAAATTCtccttttaaaatagcaaaagcctttccaataaatagccTACACCATTGATTAAAAACTCATTCCACCTTCTGATCAATTTCTTCTCTGGTTTTCCGACGCTGTTCTTCAATTTTTTCTTCTCGTCTTATTTCTTCTCCAATCTTTGTCAGAagtaacatttctttttctttccatttctaaaGAGAACAGCACACAGTAGTCAGCATGGATTCTTgctcatattgattttttttgtacaaATGAGCTAACAGTAAATTAGATCAAATGAATAGTCTACTGGAAATTGGTTGAACCAAAATGAAAATCTTGCATTGGCTTTAGAATGGGCACATCTCACTTTCTTATTGATAGTCTGTTGGTATATGTAGAAAATGGACAAAAAAATATGCTCTTAGAAGCTTACTTCAAGCATAAAGACAGCTCCAGGTAAGTATGCTAAAATGCTTACAAATATTCTCACACAATTTCCcatttaatatttagcatttggCAATTCTTACATCTTCAATTTGTTTACAGAGGTCAAGTTTTCTTCGTATGTAGTTCCGATGTTGTCTTTCCTGTTCTTTCATACGGACTGCATTTCGCTTTTCTGTCACGTGCTGGGATTTGTAGAATTCCCCATGAAGCAGATCTCCATACCTAAATGCAAGTGAAGGCAAATTGCACATTTCTCTTAAGATGGCATtacttgggcttggcagtgtggcctagtggctaaagtccttgccttgatcccatatggctgctggttctaatcccggcagctccacttcctctctatctctcctcctctcagtatatctgactttgtaataaaaataaaataaatctttaaaaaaaaaaaaaaaagatggcattaCTTACTTTAATGTTTCCAAACCACCTGCTTggtggtttttattattattagtagtagtagtagtagtagtagtatttgttGAACTACAGGGAATTTAATGTTATTTAAGGACCTTTCAGCTAGTGTAATCGATCAGCTCACCCATGCTGTACTTGCTTTACTAATTTCCATTGCAAAATTGTATGGCATTGTAGCTGGGATAATGGCAAAAGGTGGAACACGGAGATTCAGAAAAAAGCATTTTATACAGAAATTATTTCTAACTTACTAGTATGGAGATATGGAATTCCCAAATGTGGCCAAAATAAATCAAAGGACCAACTTCAAAGAATAAGGAGATTGGAATTCCCTTTGAAAATAAGTGGGCTCTGGGCCctgcgtgatagcctagtagctaaattcctcactttgcatgcaccaggatcccatatgggcaccagctcatgtcctggcagacctgcttcccattcagctccctgcctgtggcctgggaaagcagtcaaggacagcccaaagacttgggaccgtgcacccatgtgggagaccttgaaggaactcctggcttcagatcagctcaattccggcTGTTGCAaatgcttgaggagtgaatcactggacaaaagatcttcctctctgtccctcctcctcagtatataactttccaataaaaataaataaatcttaaaaacagaacatAAGTGGACCCTGGTCCTCCTGTGAGTCACAAGTTCCTGAACAACTTTTTGTCTATAGAAAAGACTGCAGACTTTCaactttcttctttaaatgtCAGTTTGGTTTACTTCTTGGACTCCCAGTTGTTCCAATTTCTCAAGTCGAAGATTTGCTTCCCTAACCTTTGCTCCCAGATTCCTAATCTCACAGTGGTTAAATAgtgtctattcttttttttttaaagatgtattcattttattacagccagatatacacagaggaggagagacagagaggaagatcttccgtccgatgattcactccccaagtgagccgcaacgggctgatgcgcgccgatccgaagccgggaacctggaacctcttccgggtctcccacgcgggtgcagggtcctaatgcattgggccatcctcaactgctttcccaggccacaggcagggagctggatgggaagtggagctgccgggattagaaccggcgcccatatgggatcccggggctttcaaggcgaggactttaggtgctaggccacgccgctgggcccaatagtgTCTATTCTTATTTTTGTCCTGTATTTGGTTCTTTCTAGCATTTTAAACAACTTTTAGGCACTCACACTACGTCCATTAAATATGCATTAACTTTTATTGCACCTGTATTTTTTTAGCCGCTCCTGTCTTGGGGTGGTTTGTGTATCTTCTTGCAGTAGCCATTCTTGGTACAGAGCAGCCTCACAGCTCGTATGAGCACTCTTGTTATCATAAAACTTATGCACCTCTTTTTCAATCATTCTCTGAAAGAAAAAAGGTAAACTTTTTATATTTGCCAGAAATAAACCTGTCCTTTGAGATGTCTTCGTATGTTTCTTGTTCAGTAAATGTTCTGTGCATTGCAAATGGTTAATTCTGTCAGTTCCATTTAAGTCTAGTGTGGCTCTATTCCAGGGAAATGAAAATCTTCTCTGTGAATGAAGATAAATATCTCTATTTTATCTTCTATAGATCTCTTATAGAGATCTTATTTGTTATTGTAACACCTTTAAGTAAGAACACTGTAAGAAAATTTTCCACATAAGaccaaattttatataaaaaattttCTTACAGGTTCCAAATGAAACAAACTCAACCATTTAACTTCCCTGTTCTATGATAGATTTTCTTTCACAGCCTAATTTTATACTTTTCAGATAATCCCTGTATTTGTTAATTTCCTCAGAGGAATATATGACCTACAAAAATCCCTCCcacaaaatataaatacaaagaTATAACAATCATATAGCTTTCCAGAGAAGAAAGTAATGTAAATCATTTTAATTGCAATTCTGGGATCAAGTCTAATGATAATGCGTTTTGGTGACAAGTTTAAAGGCAATTTCTCTACAGCTTTGCTGTATCACCAGGAAATTTCTAGCTAAATACTATTATTCCATTAATGTAGTTCACATCATAACCAAAAAACTTACCAATCCCAATCAATGTGCTATGGTAACACCAACATAATATTTAACACCACAAAGAACTTACTTTATCACAACGTATTTTGCTAGCTTTATCATTTTGTCTTAGTTGTCCTAAAGGTTATGCAAGATAATCCTTGACACAAAATCAGTGGCATTGTTACTTTCAATCAGGGGTAAGGCACTGCAATGCACTTGGAagaaagtaaatacataaataaatgtgtcTGTTTTATGTATTCTGCTATTGTTAAAGGGAAAAGGTCAAGTAGGGAATGAgtaattttatttacatattaaaaaaacaaaaaacaaaaaacaggctcCTGATGTCCCTGACTCCAATACTGGGTCATTTGTTGGGTTTTCTTAAGATATCCTCTGTTGCTCAACTGAAAATTGACAAATGTTCTTAGTGAATTGTAGAAGCCAGTGTCCATCAGGTTTCTAGGTTTTTGCTAGTTAATAGGAAGTAGATTCCAATGCACTTTATTGCTGGTGATGCAGTCAGCTTTCCTTAATCTCCTCAGGGCACCTTTTTGCTTATAGTATGTTTTTAAATGTGGGTCATGTAGACTTTTATAGCTAGTCTCCCTAAGTCAGCAATAGGGGTCAGGTTAAAATCATAAGATGACTTATAAAACTGCAGACAAAGATTACAAAGTATTATAAATCTGGAATAAATGAGCTTACCCCTTCCAACATCAGTTTATTCAAGTGATTAGGATattcattgaaaataaaacatgcatACAGAATCCAAAGCGAGAATGCACATAGTGTGTAACCCGAAGGCTTTTctgttcctcccctcccctttcgcAGGCCTGTCTTTAGCCTGGAAATGACCTGtggaatctcagatttggaactCTGCTCCATGTGCCTTAGACTCAACCTCTGTGGTACCATTTGTGAACACTGAGATGAATGCTACCAGTTGGGAAAATGAGGACAGTGCATGCCAAGTTCAGAACCCAGGGGTAACGAAAGACACTTCAGGATGCAACACTATGCCACACACAGGTAGACAAAGCAGGGTGTGCCCCCCCAGACCTGTGGCTCTGTGTGGGCCCTCAAACCTGTGGCTCTGCCTTGAAGATAAACTTAAGCTTTTCAATTGCTTTAATTCCAATTGGTGCATAAATCTTAAGTTCACACAAAGTGAAAAATCATTGCAAGGGTTTCAAGCTTAACACTAAGctgaaaagggaaaggaaaatcaTGTCAGCATCATTAATATCTAGTTTACCTTTTCACGTATTTCTGTAGTATAGAATACATTCTGACTTCCACGAATGTTAGGCAGCTTGACCCCAGGCAGATCCAAGAAGTTGGATGCTCTGACCTCCTCTGGGAGGAGGGTTTTCGGTACGGGCTGTCAGATATAATGGAAAAGCTTGTCTTTCTTCTAGAAATGATTACTTTAGATCAAGCTATTCATACTTCAATGGGTTCATACCTCCCAGTAAACCAAACTATCTCAGGCTCAGAGTTAAAGCACCAGACAACTGACAACCCAgaacccctccccacgccctccccctccaccccccagtTTCCCTGGGACCATCAGCCACACTCTGATCCTAGCGCTCAACATTAGTCTCACCCAAGCTCAACCTGCagcatttcagctgccatggatcCGCCCCTTGCCCTCCCTTCATGTCATTGTCCCACCCAGCCTCAAATCTCCGCCCTGAGGACCAGTAACGGAGGGCTTACTCACTGGACACTGTCGGCTGCTATGCTGCTCCTTGTCTTTGTCCAGGCTGCCGGCAGTCGCCTCCGCAGCCTGAGCAGCCTTGCTGCAGTCGCTACGGTACGGATCCATGGTCGTCGTCAGCCCCCATTCGGCCACTAACAGGCTGGAGGCTGAGGTGGCTGGAGGCTTTCAGGACGCCTCCGCACGCTGGGAGACCCAGTCAGGACTGAGCAgccaggaggcctggaggagtCAGTTGGCCACGCCCCCTCACAATGCAGAGTTCTGTGAGGTAGTACTGAGGTTTTCAAACGGTGGCCCAGTAGCGTCCCCGCACGTGGGCGGGCTACCCGAAAGCGTGTCGCCCAATGAGGTTCACGCTCACGGGTGCGCTACTCTAACAGGCGTTGCCCAATGAACGTCAGGCTCTCAGGTGGGCCAAGCTGTTCTAGCGTGTGTCCTACAGTGTGAGTCATGCTCACTGGTGGCGCGGGCTGTTCAAGCGTGTATACCCAGGGGGCGCACACTCTCGCATGGGATGGGCTGCTCTAGCGTGTCTCGCCCAATGAACGTTATGCTGTTGGGTTGGGGGCTACTCTAGCATTTGTTGCCGAATGAACCTCACACTCTTGAGTGGGGCAGGCTATTCTAACATGTCTCGCACAATCAGTGTCACACTCTCAACTGGGGTGGGTTTTTAAGCATGTGTTGGTAAATGAGCATCAGGCTCTCAAGTAGGGAAGTGTGTTCAAGCGTGTGCCAGTCAATGAGCGTCACTCGAGTGGAGGGGGTATTGTAGCGTGTGTCTCCCATTGAGTGTTAAGCTCTCTGCTGAGAGGGCTATTCTAGTGTGTGTCGGCTAATTAGCGTCACTCTCTTGAGTGGGAGGGGCTGTTCTAGCGTGTACAGGTCAATGAACGTCATGCAGGGGCAGGCTGTTATAACCTGTGACACCCAATAAGCGTCACACTCTTGGAGTGGGGTGGGCTGTTCAAGCATGTGTCGGCCACATTCTCTGATGGGAAAGGCTGCTCTAGGGTGTGCTGAGCAATGAATTTCACATTCACACTGCGGGGacggggacagggacagggggaGGTTACCTAATAACgtcattctctctgtctgtgttGCCTAATAACGTCATTCTCTCCAGTGGGATGGGCTGCTCTAGTTTGTGTCACTCAATGAACACCGCATTCTCCCATGGGACATGCTGCTCTAATGCATGTTTGTCAGTGAATGTGGTGCACATGTGGGGTGGGAGACTCTAGCGTTTTTCGTAAATGAGTTTTTCCATGGCAACTGTGACAGGCAACTTTAACGTCCAAAATGATCATCATGTTCATAAGTGGGGTTGCCTGCCCTAGCTTGTGTCCACAATGATGGCATACTATCCGGAGCGGGAGAGGCATTAACCACCCTCTCAGCATAAATTACCACCTATGGATGGGCCTCACCCTCTTCTCTTGAGTAGCAGACTCAGACTTCTCAGACTTCAGTGACAGTCCTGTCAACTGTAGCCCTGGCTCAGAGCCCTCCCTCTCAGGTTTGATTGACATAATTACACTTCTCAGAAGGTGGTAGGTGTATCCTCTGTAGCTCTGGCTGTGGTCATGTGTACTTTGGCTTACTTCCATCTTCATTCTTCTGAGGTTAGGGTGTCAGACTTCTCTTCCTAAACTCTGCCTTGGTCCTGCCCTCTCAGCCTTGATTGTCATCCATACACTTCATAGACTTGGGTGACAGTTCCCTCCTCTGGAACCCTGGTTATAGCCCCACCTCCTCAGCCTTCATTGGCAGAGTGACTgtcccctccctgcttgtggcctgggaaagcagtcgcggatggcccaatgccttgggaccctgcacccgcgtgggagacccggaagaggttccaggttcccggcttcagatcggcgcacaccagcccattgcggctcacttggggagtgaatcatcggacggaagatcttcctctgtgtctctcctcctctgtgtatatctggctgtaataaaatgaataaatctttaaaaaaaagaatgaaatggtaATTTTGGAATGTGATCATCATTATTAGCCTATGTTTATACTTCTTTAGAACTGAGATCTTCCTATTGCTTATTTGTTCAAAGCAATGATTTGCATCTACTTAAGCCTATAAATATAGAATGAATTAAAATTCTGCCTTAGAGAAaattgaggaaggaagaggaagggattGAGGGTAGCAAGAGAGTGAGGAAAGTGTGGTTGTGTGTCTACTTTTctcacaaaaaaaagaaaaaacttaccTTGCCTGCCTCTATTTCCAAAGCACCAACTGCTGCAATGAAGCTGATAAATTCCATCTGCCTATGAGACAAGCAGCCATGCTGCTaccagaagcttccagaaacaAACAAGGGCACAATGCAGGGAAAAGATCGGTCTCCTCTGAGTCTTGCACCTGCAGAAGTTCATGAACCTGCATTTTcaaacatatcagtcactcaatacaatgtcaattacccccccccccaaaaaaaaagaagttcagaGCACATCTCAAGAACAAGACTTACACATTCTGGGGGATCTAGGGAGGTTTTCCTCGGCTTCTTGAAGTTAGTAGCTGGTAAAACcctctcaaataataattttaagtaaTGTAAATGTCAGGTCTGTCCTTAGACTAGACTTAAAGTAGTTCAGAACTGTGGAATTCTCTCATCGTATGGTTGCTTGCCTGCCACAGTGGAGTAGAGGTCAGGGccctttctgcttctgttttctggACACGATAATGTTGCAGACCTAGGAGTAGTAGATAGCAGCAATGGGCTCCACTCAACCtgctttgttctctctctgcttACTTTCAGAATCTTTGTGCTGTTAAAATTCTCATCATTTCCTTATGGAAGTCATGGTACATTCTCTCCTTATTTCCAGTATTTTACACATAGAACTGTATTCCTGGAAAAATTCAATTCCCCAATCAGGGAACCAGGATAGGAGCAGGAGCAGCAATGGTGGTTAAAGTAACAtgcttgtttttctctctgctggttttcaAGTCATTTTGCTATTTGTACTTCCTGTCATTTCTTTCCCTAAACTTTTCCTTAGATTGTCTTCTGTAAATTCAGTTCTAATGACTCAACTCAAGATAGCATCTTGGGTTCTCTGTAGTAGTAACCAAAGTATCTGTGGCCTGGGCCTTCTCTAAGCAAATGCACCATCTAAACATTTGAACTGATTTAAAGGTAACATTAAAAGAATACAAATAACTGCAGCACCAATGGATTTGCTCTTGTAATGAAATTTTTTTGCCAATCTTAACAACAACTAATAAATCCCTTTTGTAGTTTTTTTGAGAATCCCATTGGTAGTTTTGTATAATTTACAACTGTCAAAACTTAACACCAAAAAACTGTGGTATGTAAACACAACAGAATAGTGCTCTACcacaaaaaaatactgaaattctATCATCTTCAGTAAAATCATTGAAATTAGAGCACATCAAATTAAATGAGCCATACAAAAAAGAATACTAATTTCTTCTCCTGTGTGGAAGCTAAAATTAAGTTATAACTTAGTCTAGGTCCTGAATGTTGATTCCTGCAGGTTGGTATGGTTGGGAGGGATAGGAGTTTAGGTGAAAAAAAATAGGGTAACTTGGATATGGCTCATTCATTTCAATACCTGTACTGACATGAGATGTTGATACTAAGTGCGGTAAGAAAAACATGAGAACCGTTTGTATTACTACTTAGTAGGTTTTGTACCTTTAAAGTTATTAGGAAATAagattttattagatttttttcactgttatttgaaagacagttttacagacagaagcagagacacaagcagaaagctcttccacccactggttcacgccccaaatgaccacgatggccagagccGAGTTTATCCAAAGCGAGCCAAGAGTCCgctctggatctcccaaatggtGCAGGGGCTCCAAGGACTTAagacatcctccattgctttcccaggtcctaagcagggagctggttcagaaatgcagcagccgagacacaaacaggcccctgtatgggatgccagaaattgtaggcagaaaattagcctgctgagccaccataTGGACCtcatgaaataaacattttagaaagattaaaaaatgtatttaaaatactatttccTCCACAATATatcaaaatagaaacaaatgattCAAGCATAAGAAACACATtgtgtgaaaaatgaaaatagaggtATAACCTGTAAAGTGGTGGCATGTCAATTGTGTCATGATTTATAGACTTGTAACCTGCTATTTTAGTCTTCTGTATCCCATAAAGCAGTGACAGAGCTCCGGTCTCCaatctgcttccaattctagctttctgTATAGGCACACAATGGGAACCAGCAGATTATGTCTCAAGAATTTGTGTCCCcatcacacatcttttttttttaaattacttttattatttgtCACTACACAGTTTTGTGGGTATACTGATTCGCTTCCCTCaatcctttccctctttccttcctcaccCTTTCTTCCTACTAGCCCTCTCCATTATTATATtagcatagtccttcagaaacagttTCAAGATCCACACTGtgtttctgacttctggcttagCCTTTTCCTTTGCAGGCACTTCttgagtgaacaagtagatgagaTCTCTCTCACACAGGGTCATAAATTAATGAGCTATTAAAAAAACTATTCAAGCCTGTTGTCTCAAGTGCATGCATTACACAAGTGTAGAAAATAACTTGTTCAAGTGTCCCATTCAACCTTTGCCTGCACTTATGTGCTACCAGTTGCCAACCACTGAGGAAAATCCCATAGAACTAGGGAGAGTGTGATATTCTGTGCTACTATTCTTATCTGGAAGTGCAAACCACTGATGGATCTACCTTAAGACAGAGCATATGGTGTCAGCTCTCTGAAGACTGCACTGGCAATTAGGCTGAACCAAACCATACCCGCAAAcacaacagtgttttaaagacttatataATCACAATGAGAGCTATGAAAGGCCTGTTTACTACTTTTATCTGTGTTTATAGCATAAACCTGAACAGTCCGTTAAAATGTTCAAATGTTATAAATAAGAAATACCCattaaaagatatttctctgaGGCCAGTGGTGTGGCGTAGCACATAAAACCACTGCCTCGAACACTGACATCCTATTGAGCTCCCATTTGTGTCCAGTTCCTCTGTTTCCtaccagatctctgctaatggcctggggaaaccaGCAGTCcatggcccaaacatttgggtccctgaacccatgtgggagaccccagatgaagatcctggatcctgg is drawn from Ochotona princeps isolate mOchPri1 chromosome X, mOchPri1.hap1, whole genome shotgun sequence and contains these coding sequences:
- the LOC131478634 gene encoding fibrous sheath-interacting protein 2-like; translation: MDPYRSDCSKAAQAAEATAGSLDKDKEQHSSRQCPPVPKTLLPEEVRASNFLDLPGVKLPNIRGSQNVFYTTEIREKRMIEKEVHKFYDNKSAHTSCEAALYQEWLLQEDTQTTPRQERLKKYRYGDLLHGEFYKSQHVTEKRNAVRMKEQERQHRNYIRRKLDLCKQIEDKWKEKEMLLLTKIGEEIRREEKIEEQRRKTREEIDQKKRAFLEKKIARHLEHMKRHAIKRAGQENTFSSKGQDEAEACPKLKKITDATIGQKSRQGPQEQKRTIHYHDCTNKVSAKKPTISFSEKEVQSSATQEKVPPVKEIQKEANLPSKSVLKKQNTQKNKEMTSKSHPVNVKELKRASSHTADCTKVANVSRQSKQHIQKGEASNTSVVPDTGDKNEIETMINIGTNQFYPLFPEVNF